From the genome of Vitis riparia cultivar Riparia Gloire de Montpellier isolate 1030 chromosome 2, EGFV_Vit.rip_1.0, whole genome shotgun sequence:
tttattctctttttttcttttttctgattTCTGATTTGAAGATATGGGTGAGGTGTAGCCTTTTTATGAAACGACACACGTGTGGGAAGTGCAGCACGTGTGCGAGTGGGACAGGAGGAAAATCGTGTGGCTTTGAGACGTGGGTCTATCTAATTTTAGAATTGTGGTATTTCGTTGTTAGCCTTAGATTGAAATGTGGTGTTTGGATTAACCAGGTGGAGGTCTAGCAGATTGCCACGTGGACAGAGCATTCGGGAGAAGTGGATAGAAAATTCGCACGTTAACAGCTAGTGACTTCCGAGACTATGAGAATGGTGGTATGCAGCGTTTGGGCCAAAGCCCAAAATCCTAAACAGGGTCAGGCCTCATTTGATTTTTGGGCTAGAAGTATCCGAAATAATGAGGCCCTTCCATTTGTTTTCGTACGACTAAACAATTTTGGGAGTGTGTTCTCATTTTCGACGTTCGTCTGGTATATCTTATAATGCATAGATGATAGGATACAATTCGAGATATAACCCTATAATGTTccttttaactattttttatattgtttctttttaaaaattattatatttactatttaaaatgtcgacaatttataaattgagagaaaaataaaataatatatatgttccataaattataaattaaaagaaaaataaaaaatgcgttttttaattttttactatatAAAAAACTTCCGATATAATATACCATACACAATACCAAATCGAAAAGCATATACTGTTTCAAGATAGTCCACATTGACTCCCATGGGTTCGTCTGCAGTGACCAAAAATCATGGCAGCAGATCTACAGGAAAATCTGCTGACATCCAGAGATGGAATAATAAGCTGTCAGACCCAGATCAGATTGTTAAACCATGAGTCAAGGTTCAAAATATCAGAGCTCTAGGCGGCCCCAAACATGATGTTCTCACATCAACCTTGACTCCATCTTTTGGATGGCTTCCTCTATTGCGGGTACATTCTTCTTGAAGGCTGACCACTGTTCTGCTGTCAAGCTTATTCCTGAGAACACAAAATGCCTGTTACTATTGGATAAGAAGGAAAAACTTGGAACACATACAATTAGATATGGGCTAGaggaagagaaaacaagaaGCATGTGTATGTGGGTACATTTCTTCTTAGCCTTGTGCAAATGGATGCTATCGAATCAAGCATAGAGTGGATGAGCAAATGTGAAGTAGAGATAAACCCATTTAAGTATTATATACACACATAAGACTGACAGTGTAGGCAAAATGAAAGGGTTAACCAACAAGATGACCCTATCTTGCACAGACCGTTCAAGatattttgatgaggttgaccTGGGGGAGGGCGGTTGAAGTCTCACAATTGGAGAACGTTTGCAATAGCCTAGCGGTTCTCTTCTATATGAGAGGATGAAATACGCTATTTACACATCGAGGCATATGGGCCGGATGtcttaaaacataaaagttaaaaCACAACAAAGTTATTAAATATACTAGAATGGGAAGCTCACCTACTTCTTGGGTTGTTCCCTTCCCAATTGCAAAAATTTTCAGTAATCCATTTACATAAGGAATAATCAAGTGACAGTTATATCAGTCTCTTTAACTCACAGCCAAGGACAACTAACCCCAATTTCTCAATCACGCTTAACCATAACTACCTCTTTCCCTTTTCAGAGCTGGCTCAATCTCTACACAAAAGCATACTCAGTGAGAGGGGCAATCTGACTCTTGGATACACTGAGGATGTATTTTAAACTAAGTACAAAATCTCAAGGCACGTGATCCAACAGGGAAAGAACCCTAAATTGAGTGCAACGCAAATGGAATATGTAGAGCCTACATAACTAGTTGGATTTCAAGCCTTGCTGAGTTGAACCAGCGGAAAATCAAACCTgtgaaagaaaataggaaaataaaaaaggactCTCACACCACCATGCAGAACTAACTAGCCATGTAGAGTAAACAAAGCCATGAGAGCAGGCCAACAAAGCACCCTAGGTTCAAGTGTGAGCCTATGGAAGCAATAGCAGGCATGACTTGTCACCAACATTAGGCATAGCAATACCTCCCTCCCTTTCACACACAACCACCAAGATTCAATGCCTCAATTGAGCTAAATAAggtttaaatttgattattgcACAGACTTGGGctctaaatcatcaaaatgtAAGCATCACAATTTCATTTCATCAAGCAATACTTTGACTACTCTAAGAGAGGGCTAAACAAGAACACGTATGAATTCAACTAAAACATCAAGTAAAATTTCAAGGGTCTTGACATGAAAAAGTGGGATTTTATGTAAATGTTTAGAAAGCACAAGCAAACGTTAAACCAGATTAACAAAGCATATAGATGTGAAATTTCACAACCAGCATATTCTTTCTAATGAATCACCAAACcaaatttctatttatagaTCCAAAACCTCATCTTCCaattccttttttcttatttaacttcaaattttcaCTTTCCCCTATCAATGAATtcattaaggttatatttggtcctccaaaagtactaaagaaaaaaaaatgttaaggaaaataattttctcatatttgatcaTCCGATGggaaataccaaagaaaataaaatataattaaaactagttaaaaacttataaatttttaacttatttaatctttatatcgatgagttaaaataagtaaaagaagTTCGAAGtggcaaataaaaataatttattaattttaaatcttttttttttctttccttctttttttccgCTCTATTTTCTTACCATTGCATTTTCACTCAAATTTTCCGAGaactaaaaataatctaaaatttgttttacgTGTGCATTGAGGCTATAAGCACAACAAAACATATACAGAAGCCGACAAACATAAGGGAAGTAAAGTTTCCATATTAATTACCTTTAGAGGAAGGAAGCTCTTTGCCATCTTTTCTATAGAATTCTCTGATTGAAACCAGCGTTTTCCCTCTGAAATCTTGAATTGTCACCCTTCTCCTATCAGATAGCTGTATAACCACGTATAAATAACAGGAATCCAATCAttagaagattaaaaaataaaaataaaaattaaaaacaaatttaaaatggcTCTATTTGGTTCAAAGAAAATATAGGAAAGATAGGAACCTTGAGAACCGAGAACAACAAACCCTCCCCTCAGCTGAACCCTATAGAACTATTGAGTCATTGATATATTACTTTTCGTTTTCTTCAGTTCTCTTAGAAACTAAACAGACCCTAACATTGAATTATATAATGTAAGATAATGCACAATAacatttcattttccatttcccTCAGTTTTCCCGGCAACCAATCCGAGCCTAAGGCTAAGCCTGCAGCCATGTAACATGATTAACATCACACAAacatttcttcaatttttgtttcCTCATTTTTCTCGGAAATTAAACAGACCCTAACATCAAGTCTATAGCAATGTAAAGAAATGAACAACAAAATTTCAGTTTCCGTTTTCCTCACTTTTCTCCAAACCCAAACAAAGCCTAATCCTAAGTCCATAGCCGTGCAAAACCACACGCAACCAGTCCAGCTCAACCCGGCTAAGCTCCACAAcctcttaaaaacaaaataacatgaaaaaaaataaatcacgaTACCTCAAAGGTTAGGGTTTACTCACTCTCCAAAACCAGTCCTCAAAACACAAACAAACCAAATCCATTTCAAAGAAAGCATTAAAAACTCGATAACTCACCCTACAGATAATGAGATCGCCGTCATCATCGTACTCCTTAACACCACTACTCTTTCCTCGATCCTCCTCCACcccctcttcctcctcctcttctGTCGGTTCTCGTTCAGCTGCTTCGGTGTTTGCCTTCTTCCGATCGGGTTCCGGTTCCGATTCCGGTTCCGGTTCCGGTTCCCGTCCAGGTTCTTCGGTGGACTGAAGGAAGGTCTCGACGACCTGGCGGACGAAGCGCTTATAGTCCGGGGCGGAGAGGTTGATTCCAAGTTTGTCGGAAGCTAGTTTTCGAACTTTGAACTCGGTCATCTCGTCCATGTCCGCGCTTTTGAGGATCTCGAGCACTGTTTTCTCGATTCTGCGTCTGGTTTCTGGTTCCATTTTCTCGcagaaacttttatttttggaagcaAAAAACAGTGAAACTTTGTGTGTTTTCTGATTCCAGTCGAGGTCcgaggaaagaaaaagagaacagAGAACTTCTGCATACCTTGTGAGTTCCACCTGGACAAATACCATTGGCCTTTCGAAAATCAGAGAGGCATCTTGATCGGCATCAGACGGTCATGAGACACTTTGGGCAGAGATGAACGAGGCCACCTGTTAGATTTTCATTGGACCGCtagaatttttcatatatatttttcttcttggtTGCTTCtgatttttttcctaaaaaaattattttttaaaatttacaaaaaaaaaattatattaatttaaaacactttagttacattttttaaaaaataatttaataattaaaagaattgaACACATATGGATTCAAcaattaaaacttgattttagCATCTGAAAAAATAGAGACATTATAAGTGGGGACAGGGCCCAAATGTCCTTCCTAGTCGCAGTGATATAtcaaaaattgatctttttttttccttggacCTTTTTGGGTTTCTTTGAAGATAGGCCTGGAAGCTTCAGTAGCAAATAGAAGAAGGCAGGAAAGACTGGAGATTTTGAGAAGTATTACAGAAACATGGCACAAACCCACCTGAATACATTTGAAAGATTGAaattctttctaaatttttttggtGGATTAAAGTAGCAGATGGAGCCTATGATACATGGGTTGGATATAAATCAACCTCCATTACAGCAACTGGCTCCACACAGTCTGTGCATTGTGCATCCCAGCACAATGCACCTACCTTTTAAATCTCCTTgggtcttttctttttctgcctGGAAGAGTTGAGGAGAATGCATGAGATACTTAATATTCAAGCCAGAGAAGGGctatggaataaaaaaatgccTCTAAGTTCTACCTTGATTGTACATCCTCGTCGCTTGCCATGGATGCTCCTTTTCCCCCCCTTCCAAAGGCAACCTCATCCATGCTTTGCCCACGGCGTCTATACCTACCACCGGATGCCACAAATCCAGGGCAAGGCCTGTAAGCCTTTATTGGCCACCAACCAAACCCTGGAACTGTACCAATCCCACCTTGGATCCTTCCCTCACCATTACACCCCTTCTCCATCTCCTCTCTCCCACATGCCTTACAACCCCTGTAGACAGGTTGGTTAAAAGAAGCAGAAAAtgagttttctttctctatcATGTCAGCAATCTGATTGAAAACGAAGATAACAAACAGAAAGAATTTAATCATACAAAATATGAAGGCATTCCAGCTATTTGAATTCAAATCTGTCTCCTTAGGTTCAAGTCCAAAGATCTTATGAGAACTAAGCAGATAAAACAGTAATTATTAGCACTAGTCAATGAAGAATCTCAGTTTCCTTACACAAGATTCAAGCAAAAGCATTTCAAGTCCCGTCTAAATTCAAAAAGGATGATGTATTTGGACTTACATTCACTCCTGAGAAATAACTCAGTGGATAAAAAGTCCACAAGATCCCATGACAAAATGCCTCTTATATCCATCagcaaaattaaaattttcgcAAATTCAAAACCGACAGAAACCACATATTCTGTTAAAAGATGAGAATCTAAACCCAGTTTCCACCCATGGCCTTAATCTTCTTTATTCACCCATATCggctttcttttcattttatcaaattttcagTGACTCAGAATTTGCCCAAACATACCTATCCCTAATCTGAGCTTGCCAAGTCTTCTGGCTAATCTAGCCCCCTATAGACATCTATAATACACACTTCTTTATGAAAAATACTCCCCATAATGGTCTTTCCAGAATATTGGTTCACCATGTTTGAATAATTCATCCTGAACAATGCTTCCAAATTGTTGGAACTCTCAATTCCATTTTTGCCTCAACCAAGTGCAGTTTGATTAACTGTAAAAGGACAGAAAAAGAATGATGAATAAAAGTGGTTGAAACCTAGAATTGGTTCCCTTCTCTCCAGAAGTTCTTTCTATTTCTACATATGCTTCTTCCTCACTTTCCCCCCTTGATTGAAACAAGGGATGAAGGAAAGGGCACCTTTGGTGGAAGAGGAAAGGCCAGAACCCCCTAGTATTTGAAAGCATCTTCTTTGCCAATTACTTGACCAAAGGAGAAAGGTCACTTGGGTTTTGAGTGCCTTATGCCCcgtcacctttttttttctcatttcaagggggcttctctttcctttttaaaccaATTAAGACATAAAATTCCAGATTTGGTAAAGTTggtaaaatatcataataatttattagacAATTAGACCCAAGAAACAAGGCTTCAAATAGGAAGGGAGCAATATCAGATGGAAAAGGACCTGATTCTGCTTCTATAACAGAAACAGAAGAAGAGAGAGGCTTGAGAATAGATGCTAATATGGATGAAAATCTAAGGAAAGCGGTTGATGGGTGGTGCCACCATAAGTTCCTGCTGATGTGTAGTGTTGTAACTGGGACAAGTGTAGCAgatggagagaggaaaaatgaaaacaaaacaaggttCCACCAAGATTTGAACTCGGGTTACTGAATTCAGAGTTCAATGTCCTGACCACTAGACCATGGAACCTTACAGTATATGATTATCTCAAATTTTCCTACTGGTCCATAGTTTATTTACAAGCCTTACAGCACCTACAGACAAGTTTGTCTATGAAAGCCGAAATGAGCATTTTTCTCATTCACACCAGCAATCCATGTGCAATGAAAGCAACagaaagataaaaattgaatcaacaaaaatatacatcaatcaatataaaatttatgttaaTCTCATCATACAAGTTCAAGGATATTATGAAACCTTATCCAGTAAAATGATAATTATGAGCACAATCCACAAAGAACCTCATTTTGCTTAGACAGGATTCAATCAGAAGCATTTCAATTTCCACCCAAAAAAAGCATGGTGTACATGTTCTTACCCTACAGTAAGTCCCATCATTCAATCTTCAACAAGTAACACACAAAAAATCCACAACCTAGACTAGCAAAAGCCACATATTCCGCTAAAATATGGGAATAAATCTATTTTTCCCACTCATTTAAGCCTCTTCAACTTGCATAATAAACCAATTCTTCCTAGTGACTCCTGTTTCCTCACCCATATCAGTTTTCCCTTAATTTTATTGGTTGCTCACTACCTCTTAGTAATTCTCCAAACAGAGTCATCTCTAATATGATCTTTCCTACCTTCTATTGCTAATCCAACCATATGCAATCATCTCTTATATAGCATCCTTTACCATAAAAACACTCCCCAATGATGGTCTAATGAACACATTCAATCTTAAAATCTTGTCAACAtttctaattttgtttcaatttccAATTAGGCAGTTTAAATCCTTTCAGTTTTAGTTCAAcaaattaaagcattaaattCAATAACGACCATATGCAACCATATGCAATCATCTATTATATACTATcctttacccaaaaaaaaactcCCCAGTAATGGTCTAGTGAACCAATTCAATCTTAAAATCTTGTCCACATTtccaattttgtttcaattttcaattaggCAGTTTAAATCCTttcaattttagttcattaaagCATTAAATTCATAAACAACATCCAGTTTTATGTGAGATTGACCCATTCATAAGATTGCCATGAAGCATTTAAGTGCAAATCATTCAAATCCAGAAAAATAATTCATCCATTCATTCAGAAATCCATAAGCTCTTctccaaatctttttttaaaatggaattgTTAAATTATAGCATCCAAGAATTTGGTAAAGTTGGTCAAATATCAGAAAATTAATTAGGAACAAAATCAGATGACACAAAATTAGGCGATGAAATGGGGAAGCATATCAGAGAAGTGGATTTCAGATTAGACTGGAAGCTGCAAAAGAACAGAGAGGCTCATCTTCTGCCTCAACAGCAGAAACAGAAGAGGAACATGGAGAAGAACAGGGAGGCCTAAGCTTAGATGCTGATAATGGTAGAAATCTGATGAGGGTTGTCAATGGGGTGCTGCTATAAGTTACTGCCAATGTAAGAACAGGGAGAAGAACAGAGGCCTAAACTTAGATGCTAATAATGGTAGAAATATGATGAGGGTTGTCAATTGGGGGTGCCACTATAAGTTACTGCCAATGTAAGAACAGGGAGAAGAACAGAGAGGCCTAAACTTAGATGCTAATAATGGTAGAAATATGATGAGGGTTGTCAATGGGGGTGCTACTATAAGTTACATCCCATGTGAGGTGTTGTCGGCGAGACAAATGTGATACTGATAATGGTGGAAACCTAATGACGGTCATCGGGTCATCCATGGTAGCTGTGTTGTCAATAGGTCATCGGGTCATCCATGGTAGCTGAGTTGTCAATGGTGGTGCCACCATGAGTTACTGCTGATGTGTGGTCTTGAAATTGAGACAAGTGTGATAGTCAGAGAggaagaggaaataaaaaataaaatgaggttCCACCGAGATTTGAACTCGGGTTACTGGATTCAGAGTCCAATGTCCTGACCACTAGACCATGGAACCTACAGTATGCCCTCTTCTCATTTTCCTATTTGTCGATATTTTATTCACAGGCCTTCCAAACAAGTTTGTTTATAAAAGTAGAAATAAGCATTTCTCTCATTCACAACAGAAAGGAAGATTTTAATCATCCAAATGAAGTTAACATAAAGAAAGAATGTAATCATCCATAAATATACATCAATGATACCAAATTCATATCAATCGCAttatgttgagatattatgatatattctaggaaagtagttgctattgtttaggattgtttcctaaactcacggcattgtttaggattgtttcctaaactcacGGTTTTCCCTTAATTAGGTTTGCTTGATGTACTATATATTTACGTGGATGAATATCAATTAGGGTTAAGCTTTGACCCTTTAATCACActttacatggtatcagagccctgACA
Proteins encoded in this window:
- the LOC117904158 gene encoding RNA polymerase II transcriptional coactivator KELP isoform X2, which gives rise to MVFVQVELTSFCEKMEPETRRRIEKTVLEILKSADMDEMTEFKVRKLASDKLGINLSAPDYKRFVRQVVETFLQSTEEPGREPEPEPESEPEPDRKKANTEAAEREPTEEEEEEGVEEDRGKSSGVKEYDDDGDLIICRLSDRRRVTIQDFRGKTLVSIREFYRKDGKELPSSKGISLTAEQWSAFKKNVPAIEEAIQKMESRLM
- the LOC117904158 gene encoding RNA polymerase II transcriptional coactivator KELP isoform X1 is translated as MVFVQVELTRYAEVLCSLFLSSDLDWNQKTHKVSLFFASKNKSFCEKMEPETRRRIEKTVLEILKSADMDEMTEFKVRKLASDKLGINLSAPDYKRFVRQVVETFLQSTEEPGREPEPEPESEPEPDRKKANTEAAEREPTEEEEEEGVEEDRGKSSGVKEYDDDGDLIICRLSDRRRVTIQDFRGKTLVSIREFYRKDGKELPSSKGISLTAEQWSAFKKNVPAIEEAIQKMESRLM
- the LOC117904169 gene encoding uncharacterized protein LOC117904169, translating into MITTTTTIVAIPPTHSAANPWWRGPSSTIIRFPPSKLRPLSSSPSTSVSVVEEGEEEAPPLPSDAAAPLQSQDPPLGGCKACGREEMEKGCNGEGRIQGGIGTVPGFGWWPIKAYRPCPGFVASGGRYRRRGQSMDEVAFGRGGKGASMASDEDVQSRQKKKRPKEI